tctcgtCCCCCCAGACCCACAGCCAATTTTATGCATAACTGAACGCTAGATGTCAACAAAAACATCTGCAAGTGAAAATCagttgaacaaaaaaataatggaatgtgcttaactttttcaaaacttACAAAGGACTCCAAAACCTGGCTGAGCTGCGTGACGCAAGAAAATTGTAAACCACCTTAATGCTCAATTAATGCAGGAATGAGATGCTCCACTTAGGGGTGGAAAAAAAACTGAATTAAAGAACCGATGCTAAACTGAACtagtaaaaaataactaaacttTTTCAATAAATTGATCTAAACTATTATATAGTTTAGTTTCAAAAACCTGAACTACTtctaaattaacaattaactaAACTATGAATCAAAATGAGAATTGCTTTCTAAAATAACTTAAATCTTTTGACAACGTCCACTCAAATTATTTGTGTCATAGCTCAATTCATTTCCCTGCCTTAAATCCTTTACCCTGTGTTTGGATGGGGAAATTTAACCAGGTAAAGTATTTCAATAGAGATATTAAATTGTCTTTCAATAATCTAATATGTTTGGATGgggtattttaaaagtaattaaaatgctGTCATTTTTACaaagtattttaatatactaatttaagagaatttgaaattctcattaaaaaataaagaaattaaaattcctcCTCGTATCCCTCTCTCAGCACACCAGGCGCTCTCTCTCCCATCGCACACTGCACATCACgagctctctctccctctcagcACACCATCAcaagctctctctctctttccctctCAGCAGCGTCACGAGCTACCACTCCCTCTTCGTGGCTTTTCTTCCTCTCGCTGGTAAGTTCCTCTCTCCCTCGtcatctctgtttttttttttcttttttcaagtttatgtttgtttgattttgatttcatttttgtagttataagggttgcttattttttttatttatgttttgttttctattttatttattttgtttccgTGATTTTTGATATGTTGGTGGGTGTGAATTGAATGGATTTGGAGTTGAGATAGATTGTGAGCACCATATGTTTGTGAATATGCATcaaagagaaatagagaaacaaatctatttaaatttcttgaactGTATGATTTTCTGGGGGTTCAAGGGAATTGGTTTATTTGACATTTTGGTTATTTGTTGATGGGGTTCAAGGGATTACATGCTTACAAGTATGTTCATAGGGAAAGTTTTGATTGACAGAGATTAATTTGTGTCCTAGAATTGGCTAAGGTCACAGAAGCAAGCAGGGCTTCATTAGTTTATCCTCTGTCAAGTTGGTATGCAAATCCGCTGGCTTGTTTAACTGTGTCTGCGTAATAAGTTCATTAGCTTTTTCTGTTGAAGCAGTGTCTGCATAATAGTATGATTGGTGTTGGTTGGGAGTTGATACATTTTAAGCATATAACATATATGAGGGGAAGATGATATGGAGGGATTTATCAGAGGTATGAGACAGTTTGTAAGCTGGTCACACTTGGAACAATTGCTTAGCCTAATACACCAAATTGAACTAGTGGTGGATCTAGAACCTAGGTTAAggaaacaatttatttaaaaaactatggattttgccaaaaaaaaaactgtggAATGATATTTATCTATTCTTTAGGCTTTTGTAAGGGATTATTTACCCTTAGAGACAGCTTCAGAACCTGTGGAGATGTGAGTTACCTTGAGTGGAGAGTGTTTCTTGCAGAATGACAAGAGCATCGAACCCAAGAACTCTAGAACTGAACCAATAGGTTTGGAGCTTTCAAGCACCAAGATCCTCACTAAGATGTAGGTTGGAATTTGGTTCTCCACCATGATGATGTCCCTTATGATGGCATCCTTGGTTAGCTTCACACCACTTAGCTGAACTTGGTCTTGTAATCCTGTCATGAAGGAACCAGACACTTCCTCATTGAGATAATTGTGGAAGAAATCCAATAAGAACAAACTGTCAATGGCTATGATGTATAATAAGGTATCTTCCTTGAAGTCCAAGTATTTGTGGTAACTAGCACGGATGAAGACAAATCCTGTCCTTGATGTATAATAAATGCACAGGATTTCAAGTTTAGGTCTATGTCGCTGGCTAATGTTTATAATGATTAAGACTTGTGATAACAGTTTATCGGAAGTGATGGAAGGTCACCTGAATTACCAACCATACTGAATAGGATAAACAAGTGCCGAAAGCAAGAAAAGAACCAGAAATTTTAGTGGGAGCTAGACACATTGTGTGGCTTTATAATATTTGGCATCAGGTTGACATGCGTTGACCAGATGTTAATCTCAATGTTCTTATAGAAGGTGAGCATCATCGCTCCACCTATTCCCATTACAGTGCCAACCACCTTGGCCTTCCCTGCTGATGTTCCCATGTTCAACCTTTCCAATCTGAGAATATATAGCACaagttgaaattaaaatatgactAATGTCTTTTGTAGGAGTAACATTTGTTGTCGATTTTATTTTGGGGAATATTTTttagatgtatatatatatatataagataaaagtTGAGAGATGAAgataaatgtataaaatatcGAATTGAGGGGGTTAAGAATTAGATATTTATACAATAGAATAGGGACTAGTTTAAGAAAAAGGGTGTATATGAAGTGAGAACAAGTAGCCTACCCAAAGCAGAGAGCTAAGATAAACCAGGAATGAGGTTGTATATTGCATGCATACCACTGaaataaaactctaattttgattaaaaaaacaaataaataacagTTAAGAAATTGTATATAGATTTTGTCCTAATTTTGAAAACGAACAGTGGTTGAATACTCTGCTGTTATGTAACTAGTAAGTATGTGCTAGTATACACTCCTCCAACTGATGTGAATTTGTGATTCCAGTAGGGGATGTTTATGCAGCCATAGGGATTATGTACGCACTTAGAACCCTTAGCACAAGTCACTAGTCagcaataaaaattttatttggtcTATCGTGACATACTAGAAACATTTTTCTTCTGCCTGCATGtatcttgttattcaagttgtATTATTAGCCTTGTGTTTTGCTCTGGAAGTCGGGATACTATTTTGGAAGCCGAAGTGGCTTCTCAAGATTATAGTCCCAAGGGTTGCCCTCTCATTCCTGCaacaaaattgtgtattttttaattttaattaaaaatcatgtggATGTTATGCAAATTTAGCTCCATTTCATCAACTATTAAattgatgtaattttttttataacgaattatgttaaattttggcATATTATACTTAATTTGATACATGAAGGCTAAAAGTACAGttagaaagaaattgaaaaaaaaacttttaactttattttggcACAAATTCTAGTTGTGTTAAGGCATTATTTTCATTCAAGTTTGACTACATTTCCCTAGCGTTTGAGGATGACATTATATTTGGCACATACTTACTGGAATCCCAATTACGttttctcaattttaattttaattcacaaTACTTTTAAGTCTTTCACATTATGGTCATGTGCCCACAGTAAATGCAATTGCTGTCTTGATTTGCCTCTCTAATCTTGTGCCGATAAACTAAGGAAGGTGACAGATTATCTCAGGCTCTTCAATTCCATCCTTCATTAATTACTAGTTTATAAAGGTGAAATAAATTTCTATTACTATTTGTAAATACAATTTAATGTAAGccttccaaaaaataaaacaatttaatgtagttttagtcttttaaaaattgttaatttaccCATCAGAAATACcatgcatgaatttctaaaaCACGTGATTCGCACTACAGTTTCATTGTTACCCATGTTGTCATTGTTTTGTGATCAAGTTACACATTTGTATTTGTAGGCCCAAAATAGTTTTTTGGTACAAGCGTTAACTTGGTCTAGTCTAATATCAATATATACACAGGGAGAGAAAAGAACAAGACatgatttaataatatcattgttTTTAGTTGATCATCTTTGAATTGCACTAGTATCATTGTTTTACATCTTTTACCtagatatttgttttaaatctccAAATAATATATGCACATATTATCTTATATCATTATCATGCAGTTTGAATTGAGAAGAAATGGATCATAGCATAGTTAACACTACAATGACTTCAAGAAAATGTAAAAGAGAAGAGTATAAGAAGATAATCTTATTAGTTGCTGCTTGTGTTGTTCATATGGTCATTGGTGTAGTGACATGGTATCATAATAACTAATTTGTTAAGGAACCAACCTGTAATTGGGAACTAGAACGTCACAACTTCCTTAATCGTCTTTATAGAGGAACAAATAAAGATTGCATTGAACAATTGAGGCTTagtaaaaatgcattttttaacctttgtataattttacaagaaaaggGTGGATTAGTAAGAACAAGAAATgttccaacaactgaagcagTAGCAATGTTTTTACATATCCTTGCTCACAACCTAAAATATAGGGTAGTGCAATTTAGTTAttgtagatctaaagaaaccatAAGTAGGCAATTCAATGATGTCTTGAGAGCAGTAATGAAAGTCAGCAAagattatttgaattttcaaccctGTACTTTAGAAGGTGCAGAAGCAAACAAGTGGAGATGGTTTTAGGTAAGTTTATCAATTGTTAGGagaaattagttaattataaaattttcttagaatctaaaaaaattgtcttgctTGTAGAGATGTATTGGAGCACTTGATGGGACTCATATTCCGGTTACAGTTTCTCCTGATGAGAGACCTAGATATCGTAATAGAAAGGGTGATGTCTCTACAAATGTGTTAGCTGCTTGTGGTCCAGATTTAAGGTTTATTTATGTGTTACCTGGGTGGGAAGGGTCTGCAGGAGATTCTCGAGTATTACGAGATGCATTACGTCGTCAAAACAAACTTGAAATTCCAACTGGTAATAtttcttagaaataatttttttctttttttttttttttggtctagtTTAAGtctatgtttgttattttaaacattGTAGGTAAGTATTTTCTTGTGGATGCGGGATATACCAATGGTCCGGGATTTTTAGCACCATATCGAGGGACTAGATATCATCTCAATGAATGGATTGGAAACACCCCTCAAAGTTACAAGGAGTTATTTAATCTTCGTCATGCAAGTGCCCGAAATGCAATAGAAAGGTCATTTGGGATCTTGAAAAAAAGATGGAGTATATTAAGaactccttcattttttgataTAAAGACACAAATAAGAATTATCAATGCTTGTTTTGTGTTACACAATTTCATAAGAGACGAACAACAAACTGATCAACTTTTAGAAGTTCAAGACTTAGAATTTTTATCTATTGTTGATGAAGAGTTAGTCCATCAATCAAGGGAAGAAGTTCAAAATAATGTCATAGATGATATCACAACTATTCAAGCTACTGAGGAATGGACAAGATTTTGAGATACATTAGCTATGAATATGTTTGCTAACTATCAAGTTAGGAGAAACTTTGCTTAGGGatagttcttttttaaatgtaatttgctaTTGCTGACAAACTTTGTGTGCTTTGTTACTATTGTACTTTTCTATTGAAGATAGACTTTTATGTACTTTGctattgcataaaaactttgcttGAAATATTTTCTATGATTGTGCAGTGGACTAGTCAAATGAATAAAGTAGGTCATATCTAATATTTGTTACGTACAGGTTGAATAAGTGACATTAACTTCAATGGAGTCATCTAATGAAAAAATGACGgacaaaagaaaagttttaggaaaaaataatgaggaaACAAGAAGTTATTTTACATGGAATTTGGAAATGGAACGTGTATGGGCTGATGTACTTAGAGATCAAAGGAATTTGGGCAACAAAGGTGACGGAGGTTGGAAAAGGTCAGCATTGAATGCTGCAGCCGCGGTGTTATCTACAAGCTTCAATGTTAATGTCACATCAGATAATGTCAAAAACCGTATCAAATTATGGAGATCATGGTATGGTATTGTAAGTGACATCCTTGGCCATAGTGGATTTGATTGGGATGGCACTAAGCACATGATCACAGTTGAGAAtgaaaatgcttggaatgaatatTGCACGGTAAGTATTCTTTAATATGttgctattttttattcaaagtagattggatttgactttttctttgttttccagTCGCGAAAATCGGCTAAATCGTTTCGATTCAAGGTGCTTCAAAATTGGGATGATATAGTGAATTTGTGTGCTAAAGATAGAGCCACCGGTCATGGAGTGTTATGGATGCTGATGAAGAGATGAGTAGAGAAACAAATGAAGTGGAATCTATGGGGTTAGGTGCTACTGACATAGATTTAGAAGAATCAAGCTCTaatacaaaaggaaaaagaaaaggttcGACTTCTTCTGGCACACATCCTCACAAGAGAAAGATGGGAGAAAAGTTAATTATTCAGGTTCctcgactttttttttttaatttggaccTTGTAATTCTTGTTTAAGATCTTTGTTTGGAACTTGATTAATTAGGACCTTGTAATGCTTGTGTTGATTCGTGTTTATGCGTTGATGCGTTATTAACAATTTGATGCATTATTAACTATTTGAATTTTCTTCCcgaacaataaaattaatatcatttgaattttgtacgAGATAATTGTCCTTagattacataattatttaattttaatatgttttttaaaattattgtaagactaggtaattaattttttaaacaagaataaagaattacatatcattcatcttttaattttgtagTATTGTTTAATCCAAGTTTTTTTTGTGTTACTACAAGAATATTGTATAAGATTCAAAATTGTttagcattaaaattattttgattatttaattattaaatatttaaaaaaattattattatatattttataacattaaatttttttttaatatttaactatttaaaaatgaCTCATGTTTATTctcattcaatattaaaattttaatttttaaataaatatttaaaaataaaaatttgaatttcattgaaattgaattactttatccaaacaaagaaattaaaatacaaaaaattgaattgtctcatccaaacaaaatatttataaaagaaaagaaatttaaatcaaaacaatcaaaatagtgtgaatttgaatttcctatAAATCTTTAAATTCCTCGTCCAAACACATAGTTAAAGTctttaatttatcaattaatagAGTAACACAACCATCAATGATTGAATTTGCCCCCTTTTCcatccatctttttttttaattgcttgACTCCACTAAAACTTATATATTTGCATTCACCAAACTACACAATAAGATCAACAAACTAAATGTTAATATCtgacaaagaaaaaaactaaattttaatatcAGTTCTAAATGCACAGCCAATAagatctaaatatttttttaagtgaagaAAATGTTAATATCAATTCCTAGGAAAAgtgctaaaaaaaattttaaaaaaaaacagattatatttttatgttctaaatgctataaatatttttaatcttggagtatttaaaatacaaattaataaaaaaaacattttcttctcagacgttttcaaaacaaataatccttaaaaataattcagaACAATTTAAAGTAATTTGAAATAATACAAAACAGTTTAGAACAATTCAGTTCAAATTACTTCTACAACCATTCAATTCAGTTTGTCTCAACTATTTGACGATTCAGTTCAGTTCGGCGAACTGCAAATGTTTTACAGTTCGTCACAATTCAGTTCGAATTGAACAGCCCTAGCTCCACCTCTGTCAAACCACCCTAAACTACTTTATGGCATTTGCCAGAACTCTTCAGAACaactatgaaataaattaaaaacaaatgagGAAAATGTATATAACTTTAAaagctggaaaaaaaaaatagaagactcaacaatcaaaattccttttcTGCTATAGCAGTTTTCCTCTATCCGTAACAACGGTGAATGCAACTACTGTACCACCCTCTGTCTTTCACCAGCATCCTCCCGCTCAAcctgaaaacaaagaaaaacaaagttgcAACATCAGGTCTTGAACCTAAGATATTTTAGGTATTTCATACATCTCTAAACTCTATCAATGTCAACAATGAAGAAAATTAGTCTAATATAGAATTGTATTTAATTCAACACTGTATAGCACTCATACGGTCAACTATGACCTTGCTTTTGCTTTATAAAAGTTACTTCTAATATTAAAGATGGAATGGAGTTAACCGGTGCCTTATTCTTTAAACACAAATGaatattaatcataaaattacaGCATGTGTCTGGCGTAATGATCTGTTCTAACTTTCAGAATGTAGTTTTGGCAAaccaaacaaagaacaaaaactAAGTAAAATTAAGCAAGAGGAACTGAGGAAAGGGAAACATCGACAAGGATTTGATTCACATCATTGTCAATGCTCGGTACATGGAAAACACATGCACATATAACATATTATTGAAGTAAACAGAGGATTGGCTTTGTTATACTCCGGTGCCCTGAAGCTCCTCGTTATGTAAAGGCATGGGGGAGGGTCATTGTATGCAgacttacccttgcatatgcaaagaggctgtttccagaTTAGAACCCATGACCAACCAGTCATCAAGGTACAATTTTAGAATCAAGGCCATTCTTCTCAAGTTTCTTTGAAGATAAAGccattttccttttgttaataactaaaaaaagagGCATTGGCTCTATTTTCAATCtcagataataaaaaatgtttccaCTTTCTAACATTGTCTATCTTGAAAGTTCAGAGCACTGAAATTGTATCCTATGGCATCATTTAGTTGAAAACAATAATGGGTATGACCTTCAGATTAGAACTGAATGtcaacaattatatattttaaatatttaaattatgatctGCGAAACTTTCCCAAAGTTAAGATGTTCACAGAAAGTAATTCATAGAATTACAATATCCAATAGTATTTAAAAGCACGGATATTTTTTCATAGAAGGAAACATCGTATAATTACCTCAACAAGTACCCTTGTCTTCTTTGATTTAGAATCAAGGCCATTCTTCTCAAGTTTCTTTGAAGATAAAGCCATTTTCCTTTTTGCTCTACTCCTATCGATTGCTTCTTCCTCTTCATCATCAGTGCTTCCAGCTGCATTAGTAAGCTTTGTCAtgcttttaattttcaaatgtgtAAGTTTGGAACTATTTCCAAACTCATGACACAGATTCCTTCTCAATATGAAAGGTTATCATTTGCAAAAttgtttgtataaattatttgattagattataataatttgaaagtaATCAGAAGCCATGATTGTAGATCAGTAAACATTGTTTTAATTCCTaaatcttttttccttttatcattataatttccataaatttatgattaaagaTGAAAAGACTTGGAAGATCTGATTACAGCATCAAATCTAGAATAAATGAAGACATACGAGAACTGACTAAAGAAATTATGCAACCAACTTGAAGTCGAAACTAAACTAAGATAATAATATCCTATCTATTATGTTTACCTAACTAGGTGAGGAACATTGATAACATGACCTGCTTAACTATATCATACCAGCCTCTTACCCAGAATCCTTGAATTTGGGCTTCAAAATCAAGCAAAAGCAAATTCCTTGTTGagtgaaaaatatttgaaacaaaaatgggAACCTAATTCACTATTtcatcacaaa
Above is a window of Glycine soja cultivar W05 chromosome 12, ASM419377v2, whole genome shotgun sequence DNA encoding:
- the LOC114378745 gene encoding protein ALP1-like, which codes for MTSRKCKREEYKKIILLVAACVVHMRCIGALDGTHIPVTVSPDERPRYRNRKGDVSTNVLAACGPDLRFIYVLPGWEGSAGDSRVLRDALRRQNKLEIPTGKYFLVDAGYTNGPGFLAPYRGTRYHLNEWIGNTPQSYKELFNLRHASARNAIERSFGILKKRWSILRTPSFFDIKTQIRIINACFVLHNFIRDEQQTDQLLEVQDLEFLSIVDEELVHQSREEVQNNVIDDITTIQATEEWTRF
- the LOC114378639 gene encoding uncharacterized protein LOC114378639, giving the protein MESSNEKMTDKRKVLGKNNEETRSYFTWNLEMERVWADVLRDQRNLGNKGDGGWKRSALNAAAAVLSTSFNVNVTSDNVKNRIKLWRSWYGIVSDILGHSGFDWDGTKHMITVENENAWNEYCTSRKSAKSFRFKVLQNWDDIVNLCAKDRATGHGVLWMLMKR